Below is a window of Halanaerobiaceae bacterium ANBcell28 DNA.
GTGTTATCTTAATGGCACCAGAGATTGAAGCAGAAGAGCTAGATCAGATAAGTAAAAATTTCCCTCTGGTACAGTGTTGTGAGTACAAAGAAGGAACACAGGCCCCACATATATCTATTGATAATCTTGCTGCAGGATATACAGCTATATCCCACTTGATAAAATTAGGGCATAATAGGATTGGAATGATAAGTGCTTCTAATAGATTATTATCTGCTATACAAAGAGAAAAAGGTTATAAGAAAGCATTACTTGATGCTGGAATAGAATTTGATACAGATTTAATAAAGTATGGTAGTTATGGATTTAATGGTGGATTAAGGGCAGCTAAAGAGCTTTTGAATATGGATAAAAGCCCAACAGCTATCTTTACTATTTCAGATATAACTGCTATTGGAGCAATAAAGGCGATTAAGGAAAAAGGACTTAAAGTTCCTGATGATATAGCAGTCATTGGATTTGACAATACAAGTATAGCTTCTATGTATGATCCACAGTTAACAACTATTGCACAACCCAGGTATGATCTTGGTAGAATTTCTATGGAAATTTTATTAGATATAATTAATAATGAGGATGTATCATCAAAAGAAGTTTATCTAGAGCATGAATTAGTAATTAGAAAATCAACATTCTAGTAACTCAACTTTCGGAGAAAAAAATAAGACTATTTTTAGAAGACATTCTATTATTTATAGTTCACTTCGAAAGTATTATTAATAAGCTAAAAGTAAATCAATCAAACAGGAGGAATTAAAATGAGTGAAAAGAAAAAAGTTGGAATTATAGGTTGTGGAGGAATTGCCAATGGGAAGCATATGCCTGCTATTGCAAAGATTAAGGAAGTTGAAATGGTAGCTTTCTGTGATCTTGTTAAAGAAAGAGCTGAAAAGGCTGCTAGTAAATATGGAGTGGAAGATGCAAAGATATATGTGGATTATAAAGAGATGCTAAAAGATAAGAGTATTGATGTGGTTCATGTATTAACACCTAATGACTCTCATTCACCTATTACTGTTGCTGCTCTAGAAACTGGTAAAGATGTTATGTGTGAAAAACCTATGGCTAAAACTGCTGAGGGTGCACGAAAAATGGTAGAGGCAGCTAAAAAAACTGGTCGTAAGTTAAGTATAGGTTATCAGAATAGATTTCGCTCAGATTCACAATATCTATATAATGCATGTAAGGCTGGAGAGTTAGGAAATATTTATTTTGCTAAAGCTCATGCTATTAGACGTGCTGCTGTTCCTACCTGGGGAGTTTTTCTTGATGATGAAGCACAGGGTGGTGGACCTCTTATTGATATAGGGACACATGCACTGGATTTGACTTTATGGCTAATGGATAATTATAGGCCTAAATATGTAGTTGGTACTACTTATAGAGAACTGGCTGAAAATAAGGAAAAGGCAGAAGCTAATGCTTGGGGTCCATGGGATACTGATGAATATACAGTTGAGGATTCTGCTTTTGGCTTTGTAGTTATGGAAAATGGAGCTACAGTAATATTGGAGTCTAGTTGGGCACTGAATTCTCTTGATGTTGGTGAAGCTAGAACCACATTATGTGGTAGTGAGGCTGGAGCAGATATGCGTGATGGATTAAGAATTAACGGACAAAAATATGGTAGACATTATGTAGAAAAGCCTGAAATGAAAAAAGGAGGAGTAGATTTTTATGATGGTGAATCTATGTCTCCTGCAGATTTAGAAGCAAGAGTTTTTTATGATGCAGTACTAGAAGACAAAGAATTAGTAGTTACTCCAGAACAGGCTCTTGTAGTAACAGAAATTCTTGAGGCTATTTACGAATCTGCAAAAACAGGAAAACCTGTATATTTCAACGGACGTTCATAAACATTTAACAGTGAAAACTTCATGCTTATTAGGATTGCTGTATTAGTGAATAAAATAAATATATTAGAGTGAGGAGCTGCTAAAAAATGAAATTAGGTGTTTTAACTGTATTGATGAATGATAGAAGTTTAGAGGAGACTTTACAGTATTTAAGTGAAAAAGGAGTGCAGGCAGTAGAGATAGGAACTGGGGGGTTTCCTGGTAAAAGCCATGCAGATCCTGATATCTTATTAAATGACAATACGAAATTAGAGAAATTTACAGATCTTTTTAATAAATATAATATAGAAATTAGTGCTTTGAGTTGTCATGGCAATCCAGTACATCCACAAAAAGAGATTGCTGTTGCAGCCCATGAAGATTTTGAAAAAACAGTATTGCTGGCTGAAAAATTAGGATTAGACAGAGTTATTACATTTTCTGGATGTCCAGGAGGATCTCCAGAAGCAAAATATCCTAATTGGGTTACTTGTCCATGGCCTGATGATTTTGGAGAGATTCTTGATTATCAGTGGAATGAGGTTCTAATTCCTTATTGGAAGAAAACAGCTGCATATGCTCAGAAACATGGAGTTAATAAGATCTGTTTGGAAATGCATCCTGGTTTTTGTGTTTATAATCCTGAAACCATGTTGAAATTAAGAGAAGCAGTAGGAGAAGTCATGGGTGCTAACTTTGATCCTAGTCATCTTATTTGGCAAGGCATTGATATCGTGGCAGCTATTAGAGAATTAGGGGATGCAATCTATCATTTCCATGCAAAAGATACCAAAATTGATGAGATTAATACAGCTGTTAATGGTGTTTTAGATACCAAACATTATGGAGATGAAATTAATCGTTCATGGGTATTTAGAAGTGTTGGCTATGGAAATGGTTATCAATATTGGAAGGACATCGTAAGTAATCTTCGTATGGTAGGCTATGATGATGTTTTAAGTATTGAACATGAAGATAGTCTGATGTCAAGTACTGAAGGATTAAATAAAGCTATTGATTTTCTAAAAGAAGTTCTAATTTTTGAAGATACTGGAGAAATGTTCTGGGCTTAGTATCTAGTATGTAAATAAATATTGTCACGTATATATCAGATATAAATAGAGCTATAATGGAGGAATTAAATATGTCAAAATACAGAGTAGGGATTATTGGCTGTGGGAATATCTTTCCCATGCATGCTGTATCAGTAAAAGAACTTGAATGTGCAGAGTTAGTGGCTGTTTGCGATAATAAAGAGGAAAGGGCAAAGGCGAAAGCAAAAGAATTTGCTGTAGATTTTTATCTTGATTATAAGGAAATGATAGATCAAGCAAATTTAGATGTAGTTCATATTTGTACTCCTCATTATCTTCATGCAGAAATGGCTATCTATGCCTGTAAAGCTGGAGTTAATGTCTTAACAGAAAAACCAATGTCTATTAAATTAGAAGATGCAGAGGATATGGTGAAAGCTGCTAAAGAAAATGATGTCACTTTAGGGGTTATCTTTCAAAATCGTTATAACCCTGGTTCTATTTTAATTAAAGAAACCCTAGAGTCAGGTGCTCTTGGTAAGGTACTGTCTGCTAAATTAGCTGTTACCTGGGATCGTTCTGATGAATATTATAGCAATAGTGATTGGAAAGGCACCTGGGAAAAAGAAGGCGGTGGTGTTGTAATAGATCAGGCTATTCATACTATGGATCTATTACGTTGGTTTGTTGATGATGAAATATCATATGTTGAAGCAAATATCGGAAATAGAGCACATGAAATAATTGAAGTTGAAGATTCGGCAGAGGGTGTAATAAAATATAAAAATGGTACAGTTACAGGGTTCTATACTATAAACTACTATAGTTACAATGCCCCAGTAGAAATAGAACTTCATTGCGAAAAAGGTATAGCCAAATTGGTATCAGATAATGCTTCAGTTAAATTCAACGACGGCCGAGAGTATATTGCAGGTCCCAATCCTAATGAAACCTTCAATTATGGTAATGTGAAGAGTTATTGGGGAGTTAGTCATAGTAAACAGATAAATAATTATTACGAATCTATATTAAAAGGTGTTAAGCCTGATCTTACAGGTGATGAGGCTATAAAGACTCAAAAAATGATTTGTGCAATTTATGATTCTGGTAAAAGTAGAAAAAGAATAAAGTTTTAATTGATAAGGCAACTTTGGAAGTTATATATATTTAGTTTTTATTTAATATATTATATTTGTTTTAAGATTATACTGTTTTAGCTTCGAAAGTTATTTTATCTAGAAAAGAGGAGTGAGTTAAAATGGCTTTACCTATTGCTTTACAATTATATACTGTGAGAGAAGAGACTAAAAATGATTTTCTTGCTACACTTGAAAAAGTAGCGGAGTTAGGTTATCAAGGCGTAGAATTTGCTGGTTTTGGAGATATTGATGCTAGTGTAATGAAAGCACATCTTGACCGTTTGGGACTTAAGGCAGTCGGAAGTCATACAGCAATTGATCTTTTAGAAAATGAACTGGATGATGTTATTAATTATAACTTAACAATCGGAAACTC
It encodes the following:
- a CDS encoding Gfo/Idh/MocA family oxidoreductase, giving the protein MSKYRVGIIGCGNIFPMHAVSVKELECAELVAVCDNKEERAKAKAKEFAVDFYLDYKEMIDQANLDVVHICTPHYLHAEMAIYACKAGVNVLTEKPMSIKLEDAEDMVKAAKENDVTLGVIFQNRYNPGSILIKETLESGALGKVLSAKLAVTWDRSDEYYSNSDWKGTWEKEGGGVVIDQAIHTMDLLRWFVDDEISYVEANIGNRAHEIIEVEDSAEGVIKYKNGTVTGFYTINYYSYNAPVEIELHCEKGIAKLVSDNASVKFNDGREYIAGPNPNETFNYGNVKSYWGVSHSKQINNYYESILKGVKPDLTGDEAIKTQKMICAIYDSGKSRKRIKF
- a CDS encoding sugar phosphate isomerase/epimerase, translated to MKLGVLTVLMNDRSLEETLQYLSEKGVQAVEIGTGGFPGKSHADPDILLNDNTKLEKFTDLFNKYNIEISALSCHGNPVHPQKEIAVAAHEDFEKTVLLAEKLGLDRVITFSGCPGGSPEAKYPNWVTCPWPDDFGEILDYQWNEVLIPYWKKTAAYAQKHGVNKICLEMHPGFCVYNPETMLKLREAVGEVMGANFDPSHLIWQGIDIVAAIRELGDAIYHFHAKDTKIDEINTAVNGVLDTKHYGDEINRSWVFRSVGYGNGYQYWKDIVSNLRMVGYDDVLSIEHEDSLMSSTEGLNKAIDFLKEVLIFEDTGEMFWA
- a CDS encoding LacI family DNA-binding transcriptional regulator codes for the protein MATIRDVAEKAGVSIATVSRVLNKQSAVKPSTKVKVEKAIKDLNYQPNYLGRNLRRAETKLILVVLQNISNPFYAKVVKGIEDIGHKNNYNIMICNTDSDPTRERSYLELLLNKLVDGVILMAPEIEAEELDQISKNFPLVQCCEYKEGTQAPHISIDNLAAGYTAISHLIKLGHNRIGMISASNRLLSAIQREKGYKKALLDAGIEFDTDLIKYGSYGFNGGLRAAKELLNMDKSPTAIFTISDITAIGAIKAIKEKGLKVPDDIAVIGFDNTSIASMYDPQLTTIAQPRYDLGRISMEILLDIINNEDVSSKEVYLEHELVIRKSTF
- a CDS encoding Gfo/Idh/MocA family oxidoreductase — encoded protein: MSEKKKVGIIGCGGIANGKHMPAIAKIKEVEMVAFCDLVKERAEKAASKYGVEDAKIYVDYKEMLKDKSIDVVHVLTPNDSHSPITVAALETGKDVMCEKPMAKTAEGARKMVEAAKKTGRKLSIGYQNRFRSDSQYLYNACKAGELGNIYFAKAHAIRRAAVPTWGVFLDDEAQGGGPLIDIGTHALDLTLWLMDNYRPKYVVGTTYRELAENKEKAEANAWGPWDTDEYTVEDSAFGFVVMENGATVILESSWALNSLDVGEARTTLCGSEAGADMRDGLRINGQKYGRHYVEKPEMKKGGVDFYDGESMSPADLEARVFYDAVLEDKELVVTPEQALVVTEILEAIYESAKTGKPVYFNGRS